ATGATTTCAGACAGAAAATTAGAACATTTACTCCTGTGTAAAAACTGCGAAGTTGAATACAGGAAGAAAACAGGATTTGAGGAGATAGAACTCGTCCACAAAGCCCTTCCAGAGGTGAACAAGGGAGACATTGATATTTCAATAGAATTCCTTGGTAAAAAATTGGATTCACCTTTTTTAATATCTGCTATTACTGGAGGACATCCAGCTGCATTATCCATTAACAGGGAATTTGCAAAGGCAGTGAACACACTCAATATTGGGATGGGTGTTGGAAGCCAGAGAGCAGCAATAGTAAATCCCGAACTCGAATCAACATACACAGTTGTGAGAGAAGAAGCACCATCATCATTTATAATTGGTAACATTGGCTGTCAACAAATTGAATTGGCACAAAGATCAGTTGATATGATAAATGCAGATGCGCTTGCAGTACATTTAAACCCATTACAAGAAGCTATACAGCCTGAGGGTGATGTAAATGCAAGAGGACATATTAATGCAATAAAAGAAATTTCAAAAACCCTTAAATTACCGGTTATAGCCAAGGAAACTGGTGCAGGTATCAAAGCAGAAGATGCTATAAAACTTGAAAGTGCCGGAGTTAGTGCAATAGACGTTGCAGGTTCTGGTGGAACAAGTTGGGCAGCTGTAGAAACATACCGGGCAAATGACAGATCCATGGGAGATCTTTTCTGGGACTGGGGAATACCAAGTGCAGCAAGTACTGTAGAGGTTTGTGAGTCAGTTGAAATACCAGTAATATCATCCGGCGGTATAAGAAGCGGTTTAGATGCGGCCAAAGCTTTAGCTTTGGGGGCAGATGCAGTAGGTATTGCATTGCCACTTTTGAAAGAAGCTTATATTGGACACGAATCAGTAATTAATAAACTTAATAAATTTAATGAGGAACTCCGCGTTGCAATGTTCCTTGTCGGAGCATCAAACATAGCAGAACTTAGAAAATCAGACCTTATTATTAAAGGCAATACAAGGGAATGGCTCAATGAAAGAGGTTTCGACACAAAAAAATACGCGAGGAGATCACAGAATGAGCGTTGAAGTAATAGCAGTAGGAGGATATGAAGAAGTAGGCAAAAACATGTCTGCTATAAAGGTGGGTGAAGATGTTGTAATATTCGACATGGGAATACACCTAGA
The Methanobacterium spitsbergense DNA segment above includes these coding regions:
- the fni gene encoding type 2 isopentenyl-diphosphate Delta-isomerase — protein: MISDRKLEHLLLCKNCEVEYRKKTGFEEIELVHKALPEVNKGDIDISIEFLGKKLDSPFLISAITGGHPAALSINREFAKAVNTLNIGMGVGSQRAAIVNPELESTYTVVREEAPSSFIIGNIGCQQIELAQRSVDMINADALAVHLNPLQEAIQPEGDVNARGHINAIKEISKTLKLPVIAKETGAGIKAEDAIKLESAGVSAIDVAGSGGTSWAAVETYRANDRSMGDLFWDWGIPSAASTVEVCESVEIPVISSGGIRSGLDAAKALALGADAVGIALPLLKEAYIGHESVINKLNKFNEELRVAMFLVGASNIAELRKSDLIIKGNTREWLNERGFDTKKYARRSQNER